A genomic window from Betta splendens chromosome 17, fBetSpl5.4, whole genome shotgun sequence includes:
- the LOC114844460 gene encoding leukocyte cell-derived chemotaxin 1-like, which produces MAGSSEKVPIASAGPEDLQHFMPPAYSAVAVKPVATGRLLKAGVAVLVAGALLLLLGAVGAFYFWNNNEKHVYNVHYSMSINGKVEEGSMEIDPANNVERFSTGSGADEAVEVHDFEIGITGIRFSGGDKCYIKTQMKAHLPVVEALDKDSMTFELEDKVMPVKFEDDLIWVAADSPLSDSTFLSNRIKDLCRDLPIFWLRPTSSSSGQRKRRATPGQRRQPATEEEEGEEEVANAENPYQRGLEGEQGTMDSHSRLDHEGVCCSECRRGYTHCQKVCEPLGGYEPYPYHYRGCRVVCRVIMPCRWWVARILGLV; this is translated from the exons ATGGCCGGGAGCTCAGAGAAAGTACCAATCGCCTCCGCGGGACCAGAGGACCTGCAGCACTTCATGCCTCCG GCCTATTCTGCCGTGGCGGTCAAGCCGGTCGCCACCGGCCGCCTCCTCAAGGCCGGGGTCGCTGTGCTCGTCGCTGgagcactgctgctgctgctgggagcagTCGGGGCATTCTACTTCTGGAACAACAACGAGAAGCAC gtCTACAATGTCCACTACAGCATGAGCATCAATGGCAAAGTGGAGGAGGGTTCAATGGAGATTGATCCGGCCAATAATGTGGAGAGATTCAGCACCGGCAGTGGGGCAGACGAGGCTGTGGAGGTCCATGACTTCGAGATT GGTATCACAGGGATCCGGTTTTCAGGAGGGGACAAGTGCTACATCAAGACCCAGATGAAGGCACATTTGCCTGTTGTGGAGGCTCTGGACAAAGACTCGATGACATTTGAGCTG GAGGACAAGGTGATGCCGGTCAAGTTTGAGGATGATCTGATCTGGGTGGCGGCCGACAGCCCGCTCTCCGACTCCACCTTCCTCAGCAACAGGATCAAGGACTTGTGCAGGGACCTGCCAATCTTCTGGCTCCGTCCCACCTCCTCAAGCA GCGGGCAGAGGAAGCGGAGGGCGACCCCGGGCCAGCGCCGCCAGCCagccacggaggaggaggagggggaggaggaggtcgccAACGCGGAGAACCCCTATCAG AGAGGTCTGGAGGGTGAGCAGGGCACCATGGACAGCCACTCCAGGCTGGACCATGAGGGCGTGTGCTGCAGTGAGTGCCGCCGCGGCTACACCCACTGCCAGAAGGTCTGCGAGCCGCTGGGAGGGTACGAGCCATACCCGTACCACTACAGAGGCTGCAGAGTGGTCTGCAGAGTGATCATGCCTTGCAGGTGGTGGGTGGCGCGCATCCTGGGCCTGGTGTAG
- the LOC114844926 gene encoding protocadherin-8-like codes for MGETGWNGLLVLVCVSLASLAVATQGKTMKYQTFEEDAPGTVIGNLAKDISSAPSLSGGSRTNFRMMKQFNSSFIRLRESDGQLTIGERIDRERICKHTLHCLIAFDVVSFSKEQFKLIHVEVEVKDINDNSPEFPRKESSLEISENTAVGTRIPLDFAVDEDVGLNYIQSYQISVNSHFSIDVLSRADGVKYAELVLMKELDRETQASYALELVAMDGGNPSRTGTTRINVKVKDYNDNSPVFDRNSFSVDLAEDAPVGSLLLDLNAEDPDEGLNGEVVYGFGNQVPSEIRQLFRVDRKTGRLTLESPIDFESKNTYEFDVQATDLGPNPSPAICKIVVQVQDVNDNAPEISITPMTSITAGIAYITEAAARESFVALVSTSDRDSGANGQVHCTLYGHDHFRLQQAYEDSFMIVSTNPLDREKIPEYNLTVVAEDLGSPPFRTITQYTIRLTDENDNAPVFSKPVYEVAVVENNAPGAYITTVVARDMDMGSNGKVTYKLADTYFMGSPVSTFVSLDPASGSLYALRSFNYEVMKQMELRITASDGGSPPLSGSANVYVRIVDQNDNAPVITQPALNNGSAEVLLPRDAPTGYVITRVEARDADEGVNSELSYGLATGEPSVFSVNKATGEIYLNQVLSHDVDETLSVTVTVSDNGRPALTSTATLHFLIIAGAPPSDRTVYQPGSGEDVHAQWDLSVVIIVVLAGSCTLLLLAIILIATTCNRRKRDKSGDDSDSYGEKGTLERGRSHVADNPLLPLHGTGSGAAFDGHSYSSQPSEFAAAHPGGSDMCSASEDGSEVPCVYDSDSNSKLRANKHEGYSTLPGYGNAKEAVRPITIWKGNSYTTISARDPAFSGKDSGKGDSDFNDSDSDVSGDTGLKKDGAVVPPMGGQNALWACTSECKVLGHSDRCWSPSAVRANAAPSPAPTLTSFSSLSKTASLPRDPHRRDNYYQAHIPKTVGLQSVYEKVLHREYDYVLVTPPRPVRVQEISDISIPVYTPTPTHCPNNDA; via the exons ATGGGAGAAACTGGGTGGAACGGGCTGTTGGTGCTCGTGTGCGTATCTTTGGCAAGCCTGGCTGTTGCCACACAGGGAAAAACGATGAAATATCAGACATTTGAGGAAGACGCACCGGGGACAGTGATTGGAAACTTGGCCAAGGACATCTCATCGGCTCCTTCTTTGTCGGGAGGCTCCAGGACTAATTTCAGGATGATGAAACAGTTCAACTCCTCTTTCATTCGTCTCAGGGAGAGCGACGGGCAGCTGACCATAGGGGAGAGGATAGACAGAGAGCGGATCTGTAAACACACCCTGCACTGTCTCATCGCTTTCGACGTGGTCAGCTTCTCAAAGGAGCAGTTCAAACTCATCCACGTCGAGGTGGAGGTCAAGGACATCAACGACAACTCCCCCGAGTTTCCCCGAAAAGAGTCGAGCCTGGAGATCTCGGAGAACACAGCGGTGGGCACGCGGATCCCGCTGGACTTCGCTGTGGATGAGGATGTTGGGCTGAACTACATTCAAAGCTATCAGATCTCAGTCAACAGTCACTTTTCAATCGACGTGCTCAGCAGGGCCGACGGGGTTAAATATGCAGAGCTGGTGCTGATGAAGGAGCTGGACCGGGAGACGCAGGCGTCTTACGCGCTGGAGCTGGTCGCTATGGACGGCGGCAACCCGTCCCGCACCGGAACAACGCGCATCAACGTCAAGGTGAAAGACTACAATGACAACAGCCCGGTTTTCGACAGGAACAGCTTCTCCGTGGACCTGGCTGAGGACGCACCGGTTGGCTCCCTCTTGCTGGACCTGAACGCCGAAGACCCGGACGAAGGGCTGAATGGTGAGGTGGTGTACGGGTTCGGCAACCAGGTTCCGTCAGAAATACGACAACTCTTCAGAGTGGACAGGAAGACCGGGCGTCTCACCCTGGAGAGCCCGATCGACTTTGAAAGTAAAAACACGTACGAGTTTGACGTCCAGGCCACCGACCTGGGTCCGAACCCGAGCCCAGCCATCTGCAAAATTGTGGTGCAGGTGCAGGACGTTAACGACAACGCACCGGAAATCTCGATCACCCCCATGACGTCCATCACGGCGGGGATCGCGTACATCACGGAGGCGGCGGCCAGGGAGAGCTTCGTGGCTCTGGTTAGCACCTCGGACAGAGACTCCGGCGCTAACGGACAGGTGCACTGCACGCTGTACGGACACGACCacttcaggctgcagcaggcgtACGAGGACAGCTTCATGATTGTGAGCACGAACCCGTTAGACCGGGAGAAAATCCCTGAATATAACCTCACAGTGGTGGCGGAGGATCTGGGCTCCCCTCCCTTCAGGACCATCACCCAGTACACCATCAGGCTGACGGATGAGAACGACAACGCTCCGGTGTTCAGTAAGCCCGTGTATGAGGTGGCCGTGGTGGAGAACAACGCACCTGGCGCGTACATCACCACGGTGGTGGCGCGGGACATGGACATGGGGTCAAATGGGAAGGTCACTTACAAACTGGCGGACACCTACTTCATGGGATCTCCAGTATCCACCTTCGTTTCGCTGGACCCGGCCAGCGGGTCGCTTTACGCGCTCAGGAGCTTCAACTATGAGGTGATGAAACAGATGGAGCTGCGCATCACGGCCAGCGACGGCGGCTCCCCGCCCCTGTCCGGCAGCGCTAACGTGTACGTGAGGATAGTGGACCAGAATGATAACGCGCCGGTCATCACCCAGCCCGCCCTTAATAACGGCTCCGCTGAAGTGCTCCTGCCCCGGGACGCACCGACCGGCTATGTCATCACCCGGGTGGAAGCGCGGGACGCAGACGAGGGCGTGAACTCAGAGTTGTCCTACGGGCTGGCCACCGGTGAACCCTCCGTGTTCTCTGTCAACAAGGCCACCGGGGAGATCTACCTCAACCAGGTGCTCAGCCACGACGTGGACGAAACCCTCAGCGTGACCGTGACGGTGAGCGACAACGGGAGGCCGGCGCTCACCTCCACCGCCACGCTCCACTTCCTCATCATCGCGGGCGCCCCGCCGAGCGACAGGACAGTGTACCAGCCGGGCAGCGGGGAGGACGTGCACGCGCAGTGGGACCTGTCGGTGGTGATTATCGTCGTGCTCGCGGGGAGCTGCACGCTCCTGCTGCTCGCCATCATCCTCATCGCCACCACCTGCAACCGGCGCAAGAGGGACAAGAGCGGGGACGACAGCGACTCGTACGGGGAGAAGGGCACGCTGGAGAGGGGCAGGAGCCACGTGGCGGACAACCCGCTGCTGCCTCTCCACGGAACCGGGTCGGGGGCGGCCTTTGACGGACACTCTTACAGCAGTCAGCCGAGCGAGTTCGCCGCGGCTCACCCGGGGGGAAGCGACATGTGTTCGGCCTCAGAGGACGGCAGCGAGGTGCCGTGCGTGTACGACTCCGACAGCAACAGCAAGCTCCGTGCCAATAAACACGAG GGCTACTCCACTCTGCCGGGCTATGGGAACGCTAAGGAGGCTGTGAGGCCCATCACCATCTGGAAGGGGAACTCATACACCACAATCTCAGCCAGGGACCCGGCTTTCAGCGGCAAAGACAGCGGCAAGGGGGACAGTGACTTCAATGACAGCGACAGCGACGTCAGCGGAGACACTGGCCTGAAGAAGGATGGTGCAGTGGTTCCCCCCATGGGCGGTCAAAATG CTCTATGGGCCTGCACCAGTGAATGTAAAGTCCTGGGTCACTCGGATCGGTGCTGGAGCCCCTCGGCGGTCAGAGCCAACGCCGCTCCCTCCCCAGCCCCGACCCTCACCTCCTTCAGCAGCCTCTCCAAGACGGCGTCCCTGCCCCGGGACCCCCACCGCCGGGACAACTACTACCAGGCCCACATCCCCAAAACCGTGGGGCTGCAGAGCGTATACGAGAAGGTGCTGCACAGGGAGTACGACTACGTCCTGGTGACACCGCCCAGGCCTGTAAGGGTGCAGGAGATCAGTGACATAAGTATTCCTGTTTACACCCCCACCCCAACACACTGCCCCAACAACGACGCCTAA